The Coffea arabica cultivar ET-39 chromosome 1e, Coffea Arabica ET-39 HiFi, whole genome shotgun sequence genome has a window encoding:
- the LOC113688663 gene encoding SKP1-like protein 1B, with protein sequence MSSPPAKMIVLNSSDGETFEVEESVILQSQTIKHMIEDDCANSAIPLPNVTSTILAKVLEYCKQHVKPNDGEESSKDEAEGLKSFDAEFVKVDQKTLFDIILAANYLDIKGLLVLTCQTVANMMKGKTPEEIRKTFHIKNDYTPEEEEEVRRENTWAFE encoded by the coding sequence ATGTCTTCACCACCAGCAAAGATGATCGTGTTGAACAGTTCGGACGGCGAGACTTTCGAGGTGGAGGAATCGGTGATTTTGCAGTCACAAACCATCAAGCACATGATCGAAGACGACTGCGCCAACTCGGCAATCCCCCTCCCCAACGTCACCAGCACAATATTGGCTAAGGTACTCGAGTACTGCAAGCAACATGTGAAGCCGAACGACGGCGAAGAATCGTCCAAGGATGAGGCAGAAGGGCTGAAATCGTTCGATGCCGAGTTCGTGAAAGTTGATCAGAAGACGCTGTTCGACATCATCTTGGCCGCTAATTATCTCGACATCAAGGGCTTGCTTGTCCTCACTTGTCAAACTGTAGCGAATATGATGAAGGGAAAGACTCCGGAAGAAATTCGCAAGACATTCCACATCAAGAATGACTACACTCccgaggaagaagaagaggttCGCAGGGAAAATACCTGGGCTTTCGAGTGA